In the Limanda limanda chromosome 1, fLimLim1.1, whole genome shotgun sequence genome, one interval contains:
- the ucn3l gene encoding urocortin 3, like, with protein MLSSLKTLLLLSVLCAPTSSLCLRLYHSRSDLLCTNQLEEPGYSPVEDWGSLLQSAEYLTSSSSSSSSSSSGESSRGKRTSSPANYRFVSRTKLRGQMLRNSSKGDRRSRLTLSLDVPTNIMNVLFDVAKAKNLRAKAAENARLLAQIGRRK; from the coding sequence ATGCTGTCCTCCCTGAagaccctgctgctgctctcggTCCTGTGCGCACCGACCTCCAGCCTGTGCCTGCGCCTCTACCACAGCCGCTCCGACCTCCTGTGCACCAACCAGCTGGAGGAGCCGGGCTACTCCCCCGTGGAGGACTGGGGGTCCCTGCTGCAGTCTGCGGAgtacctcacctcctcctcctcttcctcctcttcatcctcctctggcGAGTCCAGCCGCGGCAAGAGGACCTCGAGTCCCGCAAACTACCGCTTCGTGAGCCGGACCAAGCTCAGGGGGCAGATGCTCCGCAACAGCAGCAAAGGAGACCGCAGGAGCAGACTGACCCTGTCCCTGGACGTCCCCACCAACATCATGAACGTCCTGTTCGACGTGGCCAAGGCCAAGAACCTGCGTGCCAAGGCGGCCGAGAACGCGCGTCTCCTGGCGCAGATAGGACGGAGAAAGTGA